Part of the Pseudodesulfovibrio hydrargyri genome is shown below.
CGAAGATGGCTGGGGCCTCTCAGCGTAAGAAGAAAAAGAAGAAGTTTAAGATTAAAGATATCGGCTATATAGGCGGTGATGGGTAGCGCTATAATATTTAACAGGTTGGAGTTGTTATGGCATTTTTCCTTCCGTGGCTTGCTGTTGGAGTTGGTGGTTCTCTCTTTGGTTGGGGTTTACATCAACTGATCACTAAGAACGATTCTGCTGATGAAGTCTTTTCCAAAGTAATTTCGGTCTTGCCTGAAAAGTTGGCTGAATATGTTGAGTCTGTCGAAGAGTTGCCTGATGGGACTCGGCGTATTGTTTTTAGAAAGGATACTCCTGAAGAGGTGCAAAAGGAGATCGAGGATAACTTGAGCTTTGAAGAGGACCAAAGCGAGTAGCCTGGGATGAGTATGAAAAAGCTCTCCTCATTCTATGTACCAAGCAAAGGCCCCGACGATTGGCGGCAGTTTCTTGCTGATCCTGTCAAACAATGGAAGACGGGCTACTCCGCTAAAGAACTGGCTTATAGCTGGGAAATGTCAAAAGGCTTTCCGGCTGAAATTCAAGCTGTTTTGAATACACAGTCGGTATTTCAGAATCTTGAAATACTGTTTGCCGTTCCAGAATACCAAGTTTCCTTGCCGGGTGGGAGCAGGCCCTCTCAGAATGACCTTTTCGTGATGGCTAGAAATGATGATGAGCTTGTCGTCATTATGATTGAAGGGAAAGCATATGAGTCATTTGGTCCAACTCTCGGAGAGTGGAGAGCCAATGGATCAGAGGGCAAGCTGAGGCGGTTGGCATACCTACAGGAAGTGTTGCAACTAGACGGAGTTCTTGCTGACGAAGTTCGGTATCAGCTCCTACATCGGACCGCTTCGCCTCTTATCGTGGCAGAGCAATTTCATGCGACCAGTGCGATCATGTTGGTCCATTCGTTTTCAGAGGAAAATGAATGGTTCAATGACTACTCGGCGTTCTTGGATTTGTATGGAGTTCAAGCGCAGATGGGCGTTCTTCAAGAAGCCTTCCGAGGTTCAAACGTGAAGCTATATTGTGGTTGGGCCAAGGGAGTTTCAAAGGTGATGAGTATTGAAGGTGAAAAGTGAAAAATCGAGCTGTAGCTTATCTAGATATTATTGGGTTTGGTGCTTTGACAAACAAAAGTGTCCAAGTCGAAGAACATCCGTTTCTCCGTGGTAAATGCGACAATAAAAATCTGATGCTTTCAATCGAACTGGTCAAAAAATATCGCAAGATAGTTCAAGAAGTTTCTCGCAAATATCGTTTGGGCTACTCGCTTTTGTCAGACTCCGCGTTTCTGTGGACACAAAAAGCAGATGACATGCTTTATGCCCTGCCGGATTTAATGTGGCGATTACTATCTGTAGGCATTTTGTGTCGTGGCGGATTATCCTATGGTGAGACTGTATGTGAGAATAAAAAGAGTCAAAGCAGTAAGTTTTTAGTTGGTGATGCTGTAACGCGAGCTGTTAAGTTAGAAGCAAGTGGAAAGGGCGCGCGGATATTTATGGATACCGACTTTCCTTCAGAGATTACAGGGTACTGCTTTGGAAGGAAGAAAGTCTTTTGCCCATTAACTCTGTGCACCGACTTTAGCGTTATCGATGAGTTTAAGTGGTATCGGTTGGCTGGCAGGCGAGGGATGGATTGTAGTGATGGTTGCGGAGAGTGTGCACGATCCCTTACTGCAAAATTGTCTCTGGCGGTTATTCGATTACGTTGGTCACCTCTTTTTGCATGGAATGCAGTATCAAAAGAAGGACGTGTTCAACTTGGCGCGACTACACATGTTTTGTCCGAAACTTTGGACAATTTCCTTCAAGGAGAATCGTTTAGTGTTAGCTCCGATTGTTTTCAAGCAATGAGTCCTGATCGGAGAAGAGGGATGGTAAAACGAGTTTATAGTATTTATAAAAAGCACGTACCTGATTTTACCGCTTTTGTAGATTTTCCCGATTATACGGAGAGAAGTATGATGAGTTTAGTAGAAGGCTAGTTTAAGGATATGCATAATGGTAGAGCGTATGGCTCAATGATAAGCGGTTTGTTTATTTAAGTTTTTTATGACGAACAAAGTCCTTACCCGTGAAGAGTTATACGAGTTGGTATGGGAGAAGCCTACCAGCCAGTTAGCAAAGGACTTCAACATATCGGACAGTGCTATTGCTAAATGGTGCCGTAAGATGGAGGTCCCAAAGCCACCGAGAGGGTATTGGGCCAAGAAGAAGTCTTACGCAAAAGTTAAGAAGACACCTTTGAAGCCTCTTTCGCTGAAAGGAGTTTCTTTAGTTCAATACAATCCAGCCCCGCCTGTTCCTAAAAAAGAAAAGTTTCATGTTGAGGTCCCAGACGATATCAAGATCGTGAAAGGTTCTCTTCGTTCTCAGCACCCTCTTGTTCGTGAAGCGAAGGCGATGTTTAAAAAGGCAAAGCCTGATCGTCTGCGTAATGTGTATGATCTTAGGTATAAAGAGGTTTTGGATATTCAAGTCTCACCAGCGTCCCTGGATCGTGCGTTACTGTTTTTTGATTCTTTGTTGAAAACGGTAGAGCGTATGGGAGCTGAAGTGAGATTTGTAAAAGATTACCAATGGGTCAAGACTGTTATCTCTTTTAAAGAGTCAGCTATCCAGGTTGGTATTTATGAGACAGGAAAAAGGTCCCAAACTCCAGAGCCAGTTCATGGAGAGAATTCGTTTCTAGGCTATGATCGGTATCAGTTTACACCAACGGGTTACTTCTCATTTAGAATTCACAATGCTTATTACAGAGTAAAAGGCGAGTGGAAAGAAAATGCAAAGACCAAATTAGATGGTCATTTTAAATCAATATTGCAGGAGTTTTATCGTTTCAATGAGGCCATAAAACAGGAAGCAATAAAGGCTAGAGAAGAAGCTAGGCTGCGAGAAATTCGGAGACAAGAAGAACAGCGCAGGCTTGCTGAGATTGAAAAGGAGAAGCGTTTACTGAAAACTGCCGAGGAGTGGGATGTTTTTGCAAAACTTGAGGCTTTCCTCGATGCGGTTGAAAGTACATATCCCGACAACCCAAAGGCAAAAGAGTATGTGCAATGGGGGAGAGGAGTCGCAGAGAAGGTTGACCCGATCAAGAAATTGAAAAAGCAATTTGATGACGAATCAGAATAGCACTAGGAAATATCCTGTAAAGCCTGAATAACACTCGCCCCCAATTGGCGGGTGTTTTTCGTATTGCCATTTATATTGGTCAGATCAACTCCTATCTCTTTGGCGATCTTTCTCATCGTTGGTTTTACCGGCGAGATGCTTTCAGAACCTTTTAGTATTTCAAATGAGCCGGTTTCTGCTTCTCGTACAGTGTATTCACCATGCTGAACTTCGTTGACGTATTTGATGGGCTTTGAGCTGTCAGGCGTTGGTGCCAGCTTACTCATCGGGAGAGTGTAATGACCTTTTGATTCCCGCATGAGTTCGAGAGCTTCTTCTTTTTTCGCATCCAAGAGGAGCTGAATTTCCATCTCGTCAGTGTCGATCTTTAGAGCAATAATCCAGTCTACTTGATCTAACGTATTGGGGTTGAAACTGAAGTGTCCTGTATAGGTGTTCTGCGCTGTCGTTTTGACTGAAATTCGACCACGGTTTTCGCTGACAACATCATACCCCTTTTGGTTGACCTCGGTTGCCATCTGCCCATTTGAGATCAGGGCTGCGTACAGTTCTCCGATTCTACCAGAAAGGTGGCGAAGCTCGGTTACGGGTACTCCCCAATTGATTTCTTTTTCCATCCAGGATAAGGCTTCGCCTAGAGATTGTATGATCTGGATTTGGGTTAGGGCCATGAGTAAAATCTCTCTGGTTTGAGTTCGCGACAAGAGCTGCAACCACAAGAATTCTCTAGCACAAAGAACGTCCAACTGCATAGAATATCCGATGTGGGTAATTTTCGATTTTTATCTGCATCCAGAATGGACTTCGATTCTGTGTGTAAATCGTACATCCACGCCAACCTAGAGTTGGCAAAATGGTGAATAATGCATGAAAATGCGTTTAAAATATTTAATAATTTCAAATAGTTAGATATAAGGATTTGGATTATGATTCTTTTTCCCGCTGTCGACATCAAGAACGGTGAATGCGTCCGCCTGGCCCAGGGCAAGGAGGACGAGGTCACCGTATTCGCCTCGGACCCCGTCGCCCAGGCGCGCTACTGGAAAGACCTCGGCGCGCGCTACCTCCACGTGGTGGACCTGGACGGGGCCTTTTCCGGCGTGCCCAAGAACTTCGGCCTGATCAAGGCCATCTGCTCCGAGATCGACATCCCGGTCCAGCTGGGCGGCGGCATCCGCGACATCGCCACGGCCCGGAAGTACATCGAGGCGGGCGTGCGCCGTCTGATCATCGGCACCATGGCCCTGGAAAAACCGCAGCTTTTTTCCGATCTGTGCAAGGCGCTGCCCGGCCGCATCGGCGTCTCCCTGGACGCCGTGGACGGCAGGCTCAAGACCAAGGGCTGGGTCGAGGACGCGGGGCTGACCATCGACGACGTCCTGCCGCGCCTCGAGAACGACGGCATCTGCTTCATCGTCTACACCGACATCGCCCGAGACGGCATGCAGACCGGCGTCAACCTCGACGCCCTGGCAGCGCTGTGCGCCAAGACCTCGGTCCCGGTCATCGCCGCCGGCGGCGTCCACACCCTCGACGACATCAAGAATCTCTACCCACTGTCCAAGAAAGGACTGGAGGGCGCCATCTCCGGCCGCGCCATCTACGTCGGCACCCTGGACGTCAAAGAGGCCAACGCCTGGATCGACGCCCAGTAATTCCGATTCTCCCCGGCAAAACAGGAATGAAAAAGGCCCCGCCCAGGCGGGGCCTTTTGTTTGTTCAGAGTTCCCGGCGCCGATAGCCGTTCAGGAAGTCTCCAAGGCGTCTGTCCGAGCCCATGATGTGGGCAGTCAGCCAGTTCCGGAGAAAGGGGAGGAGGACGCCCGGTACGGTGTCGTCCCCGCCGAGATACTGCACGTACAGCATGTTGGCGTTGTCGGCGAGTTCCCGGTGTTCCAGCTTGTGGCTTTCGATCATGTCGTAGCCGTGCTGTTCCATGAGGCCTTCCTCATGGTCGAAGTGCCAGCCGGTGTATTCGATCAGTTCGGTCAGCAGCTTTTCGACGAATTCCCTGGGGGCGGTGGCCTTGGCCGCTTCGTGAGCGTCGTTGAACAGAGCGATCAACTTCCTGTGATCGTCGTCGATGGCCTCGAAACCGACGCTCAGCTCCTTGCTCCAGGCGAGGATCGGCATGGGCTGCCCCTCCGGCTACTTCTCGGTGTACATGTGCACATCCTGCTGCGGGAACGGGATGGAGATGCCTTCCTGGTCGAAAACCAGCTTCACCTTTTCGGTCAGGGCGAAGTACACGCCCCAGTAGTCTGAGGTCTTGCACCACGGTCGGACCACGAAGTTGACCGAGGAGTCGGCCAGCTCCATGACCTGGATGACGGGGGCGGGCTCAGGCAAGACGCGCGGCTCCTCGGACACGATGCGCTCCAGGGTCTGCTTGGCCTTGAGCAGGTCGTCGTCGTAGCCGATGCCGAACGTCATGTCCACGCGCCGGGTGTCGTTGGCCGTCACGTTGACGATGGTCCCGCCGAGCACCGCGGAGTTGGGCACGGTGATGACCCTGTTGTCCGGGGTGGTCAGCACGGTGTTGAAGATGTTGATGGCCGTGACCGTTCCGGACTGGCCGCCCGCGGTCACGTAGTCGCCCTTCTTGAAGAACTTGAGCAGGATGAGCATGACGCCCGCCGCGAAGTTGGACAGGGAGTCCTTGAGGGCCAGGCCCACGGCCAGGCCGGCGGCGCCGAGTACGGCCAGGAAGCTGGTCACGTTGATGCCCGCCTGGCCCAGCGCCGCGATGACCACGGCGGCGATCAATGCGTAATAGGTGATGTTCTTGAGGAACGAGGCCAGGGTCTCGTCCACCTTGGCCTTGAGCAGGATCCTCTTGGTCCCGTTGGCCAGGGCCTTGGAGATGATCCGCCCGATGACGAATATGAGCAGGGCCACGATGATCCGCAGGCCGTACTGGGTGACGTAGGCCATGATCGTGTCGGTCAGCTGGGAGATGTTGATGTCCATGGTTCCTCCGGAAAAATGAAGTGTGATCTCGTCGTGCGAATTGTTAGCACAGGGGAAAAAATATCGGAACAGTTTTATTGATAAGATGCGATGTCTTTTTGTCTACTCGCCGCCCCATTTCCCTTGTTCTTCCACGCGGATGTACTTCTGGAAAGTGTAATAGAACCCGGCCAGCGCGTTGCACAGTCCGGCGGTGCCGTCCAGGAAGCCGAGCTTGAGCAGGTAGAGCTTGATAAAGCGCATGGCGGCGTGGAGCAGGGCCCGGGCCGGGCCGCCCTTGCGCCCCTTTTCGCGCAGGGCCGCCGCGCCCTCCTCGGCATAGTAGTTGATCTTGTCCATGTGCTGTCGGAAGGACTCGTAGGGGTAGTGGAGGATGTCGCCGGACAGCTTCCCCGTCTCGCCGAGCGGATGGAAGTGGTAGTGCGCGCCCGAGGCCGTGACCTCCATTTTACCGGACCGGAAGACGCGCAGCAGGTAGTCCGGGTACCACCCGGAGTGCTTCATGAACCGGTTGAAATAAAATGAGCTGCGCGGCACGTAATAGCCCGCCACCGGCTCTCCGGCCTTGAGCCTGTCCTCGATGGCCGCGCGCAGCTCGCCGGTCAGCAGCTCGTCCTGGTCCAGGGAGACCACCCAGGTCGTGCCGATCTCCTTCAGGGCGAAGTGGAACTGGTCCACCGGGCCGGGCCAGGGCCGGACCACGACCCGAGCGCCGCATTTTTCCGCGATCTCCCGGGTGCGGTCCGTGGACTGCGAGTCCACCACCAGGATCTCGTCGCAGAAGTCGAGGGACTTGAGGCATTTTTCGAGCAGCCGCTCGCCATTGTAGGTCAGGACCAGGCCGGTCACGGTTTCGCGCATGGGTTTTCTCCTTGGGCAGGGGGATCATAGCCGCTATCGGCGGCCCGGTCCATCCGAAACGAAAAGGCCCCCCTTCCTGCGAAGAGGGGCCTTGGACGAGCGGGATGCTAGAGCTCGGCGGGGTCGTTTTCCTCGTTGCAGTCCTTGCAGGGCAGGATGAGGTTCAGGACCACGCCCGCGATGGCGCCGAGGCCGATGCCCTTGAGGTCGGTGATGCCGATGTTCAGGACCATGCCGCCCAGGCCGAAGACCAGGATGATGGCCACGATGATCATGTTGCGCGGCAGAAGCAGGTCGAGCTGGGCGCGGACCAGGGTGCTCAGGCCGATGACCGTGATGGCCCCGAACAGGAGCAGCATGATGCCGCCCATGACCGGCATGGGGATGGTGTTCAGGAATCCGCCGAGTTTGCCGACAAAGGCGAGCAGAATGGCGGCGATGGCGGCCCAGGTCATGATCGCCGGATTGAAGGCGCGGGTCAGGGCCACGGCGCCGGAGACCTCGGAGTAGGTGGTGTTGGGCGGGCCGCCGAGCAGGGCGGCCAGGGAGGTGGCCAGGCCGTCGCCGAGCATGGTGTTCTGGATGCCCGGGTCCTTGACGTAGTCCTTGCCCGCGATGGAGCTGATGGCCAGGATGTCGCCGAAGTGCTCGATGGCAGGGGCGATGGCGATGGGCACCACGTAGAGGATGGCCTCCCAGCTCCAGGTGGGCATGGAGAAGTTCGGCACGGCGAAGAGTTTGGCCTGGCTCACGGGAGCCATCGAGATCAGGGTGCCGTCCATCCACGGGGCCAGGCCCATGCCGTTGATCTTGCCGTCCACGGCCGAGTCCACGAAGGTCTGGTACATGGAGGCGGACAGGCCGGTGGCGTCCAGGATCAGGGAACAGGCGTAGCCCGCCACGATGCCGCACAGGATGGGCACGAGCTTGAACCAGCCCCTGCCGAGCAGGGAGACCAGGATGGTGGTCAACAGGGCCACGCCGGCCACGATCATGGACGGAACGGCGGGTTCGATCCAGACCTGGCCGTTGTGTCCAAGGGCCATCTTCACGGCTACCGGGCAGAGGATCAGGCCTATGAGCATGATCACCGGGCCGGTGACGATGGGGGGCAGGAGCTTGTGCAGGAAGCCCGCGCCGAAAAAGCGGATGCACAGGCTGATGATCACGTACAGGACACCGGCCGCGGCCAGGCCGCACATTATTTCCGGATAGGTGAACTCTCCCTGCTGGGCCGCGAAGAGCGGCGGCAGGAAGGCGAAGGACGAGGCCAGGAAGACCGGGACCTTGCCCTTGGTGATGACCTGGAACAGCAGGGTGCCGATGCCCGCCGTGAACAAGGCCACGTTGGAATCGATGCCCGTCAGGATGGGCACCAGGACCAACGCGCCGAATGCCACGAAGAGCATCTGCGCGCCCAGCAGGGCGTCCTTCAGTCTGAAATTGTACTCGGTGGAATGCACGTCACTCATCGCTACCCACTCCTCTCTTATTGGTTGCGGAGCCCCCCGACTCCTGTGTTGCTCTCCGGTCTCAAAAAAAGGCACGCTGTGCAGCGTGCCCTTTGCCTACTTGGTGCCGAATATCTTGTCCCCCGCGTCTCCGAGACCGGGGATGATATAGCCTACGTCGTTCAATCTCTCGTCCACCGCCGCGGTGTAGATGTCCACGTCGGGGTGCTCGTTCAGGATACGTTCGATGCCTTCGGGCGCGGCGCACAGGAACAGGCCGCGAATGGACTGGCAGCCCGCCTCCTTGAGCAGCTTGATGGTCGCGTTCAGGGTGCCGCCGGTGGCCAGCATGGGGTCCAGGATCAGGGCCATGCGCTCTTCGATGCGTTTGGCCAGCTTGACGTAGTACTGGACGGGCTCCAGCGTCTCCTCGTTGCGGTAGAAGCCGACGACCGACGCCTTGGCCCCGGGGATCATGTCGTACACGCCGTCCATCATGCCCAGGCCTGCGCGCAGGATGGGCACCACGGTGACCTTCTTGCCCTTGATGCGGTCCACCTCGACCTTGCCCGCCCATCCCTTGATGGTCTTCTTTTCGGTCTCGAAATCCTTGGTCGCCTCATAGGTCAGCAACCGGGTGATCTCGTTGGCCAGCGTCCGGAAGTGGCTGGTGGAAATGTCGTGCTGGCGGAGCAGACCAACCTTGTGCCGGATCAGCGGGTGGTCAACCAGGTGTAAGGCCATTT
Proteins encoded:
- a CDS encoding DUF6946 family protein, translating into MKKLSSFYVPSKGPDDWRQFLADPVKQWKTGYSAKELAYSWEMSKGFPAEIQAVLNTQSVFQNLEILFAVPEYQVSLPGGSRPSQNDLFVMARNDDELVVIMIEGKAYESFGPTLGEWRANGSEGKLRRLAYLQEVLQLDGVLADEVRYQLLHRTASPLIVAEQFHATSAIMLVHSFSEENEWFNDYSAFLDLYGVQAQMGVLQEAFRGSNVKLYCGWAKGVSKVMSIEGEK
- a CDS encoding DUF6998 domain-containing protein; this translates as MQLDVLCAREFLWLQLLSRTQTREILLMALTQIQIIQSLGEALSWMEKEINWGVPVTELRHLSGRIGELYAALISNGQMATEVNQKGYDVVSENRGRISVKTTAQNTYTGHFSFNPNTLDQVDWIIALKIDTDEMEIQLLLDAKKEEALELMRESKGHYTLPMSKLAPTPDSSKPIKYVNEVQHGEYTVREAETGSFEILKGSESISPVKPTMRKIAKEIGVDLTNINGNTKNTRQLGASVIQALQDIS
- the hisA gene encoding 1-(5-phosphoribosyl)-5-[(5-phosphoribosylamino)methylideneamino]imidazole-4-carboxamide isomerase, which gives rise to MILFPAVDIKNGECVRLAQGKEDEVTVFASDPVAQARYWKDLGARYLHVVDLDGAFSGVPKNFGLIKAICSEIDIPVQLGGGIRDIATARKYIEAGVRRLIIGTMALEKPQLFSDLCKALPGRIGVSLDAVDGRLKTKGWVEDAGLTIDDVLPRLENDGICFIVYTDIARDGMQTGVNLDALAALCAKTSVPVIAAGGVHTLDDIKNLYPLSKKGLEGAISGRAIYVGTLDVKEANAWIDAQ
- a CDS encoding bacteriohemerythrin — encoded protein: MPILAWSKELSVGFEAIDDDHRKLIALFNDAHEAAKATAPREFVEKLLTELIEYTGWHFDHEEGLMEQHGYDMIESHKLEHRELADNANMLYVQYLGGDDTVPGVLLPFLRNWLTAHIMGSDRRLGDFLNGYRRREL
- a CDS encoding mechanosensitive ion channel family protein, which codes for MDINISQLTDTIMAYVTQYGLRIIVALLIFVIGRIISKALANGTKRILLKAKVDETLASFLKNITYYALIAAVVIAALGQAGINVTSFLAVLGAAGLAVGLALKDSLSNFAAGVMLILLKFFKKGDYVTAGGQSGTVTAINIFNTVLTTPDNRVITVPNSAVLGGTIVNVTANDTRRVDMTFGIGYDDDLLKAKQTLERIVSEEPRVLPEPAPVIQVMELADSSVNFVVRPWCKTSDYWGVYFALTEKVKLVFDQEGISIPFPQQDVHMYTEK
- a CDS encoding glycosyltransferase family 2 protein — protein: MRETVTGLVLTYNGERLLEKCLKSLDFCDEILVVDSQSTDRTREIAEKCGARVVVRPWPGPVDQFHFALKEIGTTWVVSLDQDELLTGELRAAIEDRLKAGEPVAGYYVPRSSFYFNRFMKHSGWYPDYLLRVFRSGKMEVTASGAHYHFHPLGETGKLSGDILHYPYESFRQHMDKINYYAEEGAAALREKGRKGGPARALLHAAMRFIKLYLLKLGFLDGTAGLCNALAGFYYTFQKYIRVEEQGKWGGE
- a CDS encoding uracil-xanthine permease family protein, with product MSDVHSTEYNFRLKDALLGAQMLFVAFGALVLVPILTGIDSNVALFTAGIGTLLFQVITKGKVPVFLASSFAFLPPLFAAQQGEFTYPEIMCGLAAAGVLYVIISLCIRFFGAGFLHKLLPPIVTGPVIMLIGLILCPVAVKMALGHNGQVWIEPAVPSMIVAGVALLTTILVSLLGRGWFKLVPILCGIVAGYACSLILDATGLSASMYQTFVDSAVDGKINGMGLAPWMDGTLISMAPVSQAKLFAVPNFSMPTWSWEAILYVVPIAIAPAIEHFGDILAISSIAGKDYVKDPGIQNTMLGDGLATSLAALLGGPPNTTYSEVSGAVALTRAFNPAIMTWAAIAAILLAFVGKLGGFLNTIPMPVMGGIMLLLFGAITVIGLSTLVRAQLDLLLPRNMIIVAIILVFGLGGMVLNIGITDLKGIGLGAIAGVVLNLILPCKDCNEENDPAEL
- the upp gene encoding uracil phosphoribosyltransferase, with product MALHLVDHPLIRHKVGLLRQHDISTSHFRTLANEITRLLTYEATKDFETEKKTIKGWAGKVEVDRIKGKKVTVVPILRAGLGMMDGVYDMIPGAKASVVGFYRNEETLEPVQYYVKLAKRIEERMALILDPMLATGGTLNATIKLLKEAGCQSIRGLFLCAAPEGIERILNEHPDVDIYTAAVDERLNDVGYIIPGLGDAGDKIFGTK